In one Bombus fervidus isolate BK054 chromosome 16, iyBomFerv1, whole genome shotgun sequence genomic region, the following are encoded:
- the LOC139995650 gene encoding uncharacterized protein: MNSSASKNISGNYWIRVAVALFASLCLSEIVSAQPGYDRVARENTVDIYDTLLNFAKMGEKGMAEEMSAGISGMTKERHKRLSDQRRAELETLMALSKMTGKLVNVIRGGRQLQPTKTDRKKRSVFDINVKNLQRLFRLSQKLGYKGNAAYPVVS; encoded by the exons ATGAATAGTAGCGcgagtaaaaatatttccggCAACTATTGGATCAGAGTCGCTGTTGCACTTTTTGCTTCGCTTTGTCTCAGTGAAATCGTATCCGCACAACCTGGATATGACAG AGTTGCGCGCGAGAACACGGTCGACATCTACGACACTCTGTTAAATTTTGCGAAAATGGGAGAGAAAGGTATGGCGGAAGAAATGAGCGCTGGAATATCAGGAATGACTAAAGA ACGACATAAACGATTATCGGATCAAAGGCGAGCAGAGCTAGAGACCCTGATGGCACTCTCGAAAATGACGGGGAAATTGGTGAACGTGATCAGGGGAGGACGTCAATTGCAACCAACCAAGAC TGACAGAAAAAAACGTTCGGTCTTCGATATAAACGTGAAGAATCTACAAAGACTGTTCCGACTGTCGCAGAAATTGGGATACAAAGGAAACGCGGCATATCCGGTTGTTAG TTGA